A stretch of Cyanobacterium sp. HL-69 DNA encodes these proteins:
- the hupB gene encoding DNA-binding protein HU-beta HupB encodes MNKGELVDAVAEKASVTKKQADSVISATVEAIMEAVSSGEKVTLVGFGSFESRDRKAREGRNPKTGEKMNIPATKVPAFSAGKLFKERVAPPKS; translated from the coding sequence ATGAACAAAGGTGAATTAGTTGATGCAGTAGCAGAAAAGGCTTCCGTTACCAAAAAACAAGCTGATTCCGTAATCAGTGCCACAGTAGAAGCAATCATGGAAGCAGTTTCGAGCGGAGAAAAAGTAACCCTCGTTGGTTTTGGCTCCTTTGAAAGCCGTGACAGAAAAGCACGTGAAGGTCGTAATCCTAAAACTGGTGAAAAAATGAATATTCCAGCTACTAAAGTTCCTGCTTTTTCTGCTGGTAAATTATTCAAGGAAAGAGTTGCCCCTCCTAAATCCTAG